One segment of Castanea sativa cultivar Marrone di Chiusa Pesio chromosome 3, ASM4071231v1 DNA contains the following:
- the LOC142629234 gene encoding uncharacterized protein LOC142629234: MENLDHNNESGSNPKRTRIEVDVANLPTDPGLRIKICNYHSNERDQIRRHYLQNKPCQPVDHDFPQSQFGKTKRRFNPMWFKDYPSWLEYSITKDAAYCLFCYLFRPDIGDQGGGDSFVTKGFRNWKNKEKLQNHVGDHNSALI; this comes from the coding sequence ATGGAGAATCTTGATCATAATAATGAGTCCGGATCAAATCCTAAACGAACTCGTATCGAAGTGGATGTTGCAAATCTTCCCACGGATCCtggtttaagaataaaaatttgtaactatcaTTCTAATGAAAGAGATCAAATTAGAAGgcattatctacaaaataaaccttGTCAACCAGTTGATCATGATTTTCCACAAAGTCAATTTGGCAAAACAAAGCGTCGATTTAATCCAATGTGGTTCAAAGACTATCCTAGTTGGTTGGAATATAGCATTACGAAAGATGCTGCATATTGTCTATTTTGTTATCTATTTCGACCTGATATTGGTGATCAAGGAGGGGGAGACTCATTTGTTACTAAAGGATTCagaaattggaaaaataaggagaaattacaGAATCACGTTGGGGACCACAACAGTGCACTAATATAG
- the LOC142629235 gene encoding uncharacterized protein LOC142629235, with protein MKFTEIEHPSHPQHTLTLVSAQEPYSCDGCKQKGFRLGERSCYECKQCNFHLHEECAMPESSAFHPFFKTCEFKFVENVQGERRCDACGKDVLGFVYQCQHENACDLHPCCMKLERTLNGDGVKLYLREKVSSGLKCLKCKSKNVAKDFKGWSYESNCGQYCYHVACVKDLILENWKKGQTSDTGLQIMVPNMEDAVEQSGRSKNGKKVNKYLTKAILVLKLIISAIFGDPIGIAVVCFEQLFSR; from the coding sequence ATGAAATTCACAGAGATAGAGCATCCTAGCCACCCACAGCACACTTTGACACTGGTGTCTGCCCAAGAACCTTACAGTTGCGATGGATGCAAGCAAAAAGGGTTCAGACTAGGGGAAAGATCCTGTTACGAGTGCAAGCAGTGCAACTTCCATCTTCACGAGGAGTGTGCAATGCCCGAATCCTCTGCCTTCCACCCATTCTTCAAGACTTGCGAAttcaaatttgttgaaaatgtACAAGGGGAGAGGCGCTGTGATGCTTGTGGGAAAGATGTGCTTGGGTTTGTGTACCAATGCCAGCACGAGAACGCATGTGACCTACACCCATGTTGTATGAAGCTTGAACGTACCTTAAATGGTGATGGGGTGAAGCTGTACCTTAGAGAAAAGGTCTCATCAGGATTGAAGTGCCTTAAATGTAAAAGCAAGAACGTAGCTAAAGATTTCAAGGGCTGGTCTTATGAATCCAACTGTGGCCAGTATTGCTATCATGTGGCATGTGTGAAGGACTTAATTCTTGAAAATTGGAAGAAGGGTCAGACAAGTGACACGGGGTTGCAAATTATGGTTCCAAATATGGAAGACGCAGTAGAACAAAGTGGACGAAGCAAGAATGGAAAGAAGGTTAATAAATATTTGACGAAGGCTATACTAGTTCTCAAGCTCATTATTTCAGCCATCTTTGGAGATCCAATTGGGATTGCTGTTGTATGTTTTGAACAGTTATTTTCacgttga